A single region of the Garra rufa chromosome 6, GarRuf1.0, whole genome shotgun sequence genome encodes:
- the ppa2 gene encoding inorganic pyrophosphatase 2, mitochondrial — MCSLIHTATRFSAAFLCSQSSRKSTSSFSAASIYLRKMVHYLTEQRGRPNSTDYRVYLKNSDGKYISPFHDIPLYVADEQECGVPPKKFKTNEILFNMVVEVPRWSNAKMEIATKEPLNPIKQDVKKGKLRYVANVFPHKGYIWNYGALPQTWEDPNHTDKETMCCGDNDPIDVCEIGSKVSVTGQVIQVKVLGILALIDEGETDWKVIAINVEDPDASSLNSIEDVRKIKPGHLEATVDWFKKYKVPDGKPENQFAFNGQFKDKDFAIEVIKSTHSYWKALVMRKKMKSDEIVCQNTSLCESPFKCSDAEASAVVEAAAEYGEPLPVSSEVDRWHFFTK; from the exons ATGTGTTCACTTATTCATACTGCCACGAGGTTTTCTGCTGCGTTCCTCTGTTCACAGTCATCTCGAAAAAGCACATCTTCATTTTCAGCTGCTTCCATTTATTTGAGAAAAATGGTGCATTACCTAACAGAGCAGAGAGGACGACCAAACTCGACTGACTACAGGGTTTACTTGA AAAATTCAGATGGAAAGTACATATCTCCTTTCCATGACATTCCGCTATATGTTGCTGATGAACAG GAATGTGGTGTTCCACCGAAGAAGTTTAAAACAAATGAG ATATTGTTTAATATGGTCGTTGAAGTACCTCGATGGTCAAATGCCAAGATGgag ATAGCAACAAAGGAACCATTAAACCCGATCAAGCAAGATGTGAAGAAAGGCAAGCTGCGATATGTTGCTAACGTTTTTCCACACAAAGGTTACATTTGGAACTATGGTGCACTTCCACAG ACATGGGAAGATCCCAACCACACTGACAAGGAAACCATGTGCTGTGGAGACAATGACCCCATAGACGTGTGTGAGATTGGTTCCAAG GTGTCTGTGACAGGTCAGGTGATTCAGGTTAAAGTTCTTGGAATTCTGGCTTTGATAGATGAAGGAGAGACTGACTGGAAGGTAATAGCCATCAATGTAGAGGACCCTGATGCATCGAGCCTTAACA GTATTGAGGATGTGAGAAAGATTAAGCCTGGTCACCTTGAGGCTACCGTGGATTggtttaaaaaatataaagtGCCAGATGGGAAGCCTGAGAACCAGTTTGCGTTCAATGGACAGTTTAAGGATAAG GACTTTGCTATAGAAGTCATAAAATCAACACACAGCTACTGGAAAGCATTAGTGATGAGAAAAAAGATGAAAAGTGATGAAATTGTGTG TCAAAACACTTCTTTGTGTGAGAGTCCATTTAAATGCAGTGATGCAGAGGCCAGTGCTGTAGTTGAAGCT GCCGCAGAATATGGAGAACCCCTCCCAGTATCATCTGAAG tgGACAGATGGCACTTCTTCACAAAGTAA